In one window of Juglans regia cultivar Chandler chromosome 3, Walnut 2.0, whole genome shotgun sequence DNA:
- the LOC108991444 gene encoding protein SLOW GREEN 1, chloroplastic-like — protein MESIAKLNYSHQPLHLSLNHHRSSFPRPFSFLSFRNPPTATPPSSQSWPSISLVIKASSSTPKNPKSQLSKTLNPLVKTTCVTLAAAAALFFTRFHLKPAIAAPIASPMVEPAKESLDTASSAKEKERIIEEQLSHDQNDTEALRSLMEARIKARNFKEAIQVLDRLIELEPEESEWPLLKANLHSYNGELELARNVFEEILEKDPLRVEAYHGLLMVSSEKSDEESMKNVAKRVEEAIEKCNKLGRKSEVRDFNLLVGQIKVMEGDYLAALKVYQQLVKEEPRDFRPYLCQGILNTMLGKKDEAEKHFEKFRRLVPKNHPYKEYFDENMFATKSFLQKVEKEREGSNR, from the coding sequence acccttttcttttctctctttcaggAACCCACCTACGGCAACACCTCCATCATCACAATCATGGCCGTCTATTTCATTGGTCATCAAAGCTTCATCCTCCACCCCCAAAAATCCTAAATCCCAACTCTCTAAAACCCTGAACCCCCTCGTCAAAACCACTTGCGTCACCCTCGCCGCCGCCGCCGCGTTGTTCTTCACGCGGTTCCACCTCAAACCGGCCATCGCCGCCCCGATTGCTTCGCCCATGGTGGAGCCCGCTAAGGAGTCGCTGGATACCGCTTCTTCGGCtaaagaaaaggagagaatCATCGAAGAGCAATTGAGCCACGACCAGAACGACACCGAAGCTCTACGTTCCCTGATGGAGGCTAGAATCAAGGCTCGCAATTTCAAAGAAGCAATCCAAGTCCTGGACCGCCTGATCGAGCTCGAACCCGAAGAGTCCGAATGGCCGTTGTTGAAAGCCAACCTCCATAGCTACAATGGGGAGCTGGAATTGGCGAGAAATGTGTTCGAGGAGATTCTAGAGAAAGACCCATTGCGGGTCGAGGCCTATCACGGCCTCTTGATGGTATCGTCTGAAAAATCGGATGAAGAGTCTATGAAAAATGTCGCAAAGAGAGTTGAGGAGGCAATTGAGAAATGCAATAAGCTAGGAAGGAAGTCAGAAGTAAGGGATTTCAATCTCTTGGTCGGGCAGATTAAGGTTATGGAGGGCGATTATCTTGCGGCTTTGAAGGTTTATCAGCAGCTTGTGAAGGAGGAGCCGAGGGACTTTAGGCCGTATTTATGTCAGGGAATTTTGAATACTATGCTGGGTAAGAAAGATGAGGCGGAGAAACATTTTGAGAAATTTCGGAGGCTCGTGCCAAAAAATCATCCTTATAAGGAATATTTTGATGAGAACATGTTCGCGACGAAGAGTTTTCTTCAGAAAGttgaaaaggagagagagggttcgAATCGCTGA